A window of Paenibacillus polygoni contains these coding sequences:
- a CDS encoding GNAT family N-acetyltransferase, whose product MNIQLRELCERDPEIISNAFKQQGWEKPLDLYVRYSEEQKRGERVSIVAEVDGDFAGYVNVLWDSYYPSFRERRIPEINDFNVLMKYRRLGIGSKLMDKAEEIIKERSDFAGIGVGLFTDYGNAQILYAKRGYIPDGRGIHNGQEYLEYGDVVAINDDLTLYLTKKLNKREICIKNIIEEQAEQFWRIRLESLRVSPEAFGTSYEDSVGIPISEVVKMIKNEHDEYILGAFTEDDQIVGIAGFKKGRGMKFTHKGMVWGVYVTPDYRGKGIGKSLMEEILNRGKESEELKQINLSVITVNRFAVELYKRLGFESYGIEKNALEYMGEAYDEEHMTYFYK is encoded by the coding sequence ATGAATATCCAATTACGAGAACTGTGCGAAAGAGATCCGGAGATCATTTCGAATGCTTTTAAACAACAAGGCTGGGAAAAGCCTTTAGACTTATATGTAAGATATTCGGAGGAACAGAAACGTGGTGAACGTGTATCGATTGTTGCAGAAGTGGATGGTGATTTTGCCGGATATGTTAATGTGTTATGGGATTCGTATTATCCATCATTTCGAGAAAGAAGGATTCCAGAGATTAATGATTTCAATGTATTAATGAAGTATCGCCGATTAGGCATTGGCTCTAAATTGATGGATAAAGCAGAGGAGATCATTAAAGAACGGTCTGATTTTGCCGGAATAGGGGTAGGGTTATTTACGGATTACGGAAATGCTCAAATCTTATATGCAAAACGAGGTTATATCCCCGACGGCAGAGGAATACATAATGGTCAAGAGTATCTTGAATACGGAGATGTCGTTGCAATCAATGATGATCTTACTCTTTATTTAACTAAAAAACTGAACAAGCGAGAGATTTGCATCAAAAATATAATAGAAGAACAAGCAGAACAGTTTTGGAGAATAAGACTAGAATCATTAAGAGTAAGCCCGGAGGCATTTGGAACTTCTTACGAAGATTCTGTTGGTATTCCAATCAGTGAAGTTGTGAAAATGATCAAGAATGAGCATGACGAGTATATTTTAGGAGCTTTTACAGAAGACGATCAAATCGTAGGTATTGCAGGTTTCAAAAAAGGAAGAGGAATGAAGTTTACACATAAAGGTATGGTATGGGGAGTGTATGTAACGCCTGATTATCGAGGAAAAGGAATCGGCAAGAGTCTCATGGAAGAGATATTAAACCGAGGAAAAGAAAGTGAAGAGTTAAAGCAGATCAATCTCAGTGTGATCACGGTAAATAGATTCGCTGTAGAACTCTATAAGAGACTAGGGTTCGAGTCATATGGTATTGAAAAGAATGCTTTAGAGTATATGGGCGAGGCGTATGATGAAGAGCATATGACTTATTTTTATAAGTAA
- a CDS encoding NUDIX hydrolase produces the protein MKFIVSASVIVMNESNQILLMKGRRGWEMPQGCVEEGESIRQAAIREVKEETGIDIELIDFCGTYQNITRGVCNHIFTGKPIGGELTTSTESDEVGYFSLEEADQLITWGNFKERVHLALDKEKHPFLIEFTE, from the coding sequence ATGAAGTTCATCGTTTCGGCAAGTGTCATTGTAATGAATGAGAGTAATCAGATTTTACTGATGAAAGGTCGCAGAGGTTGGGAGATGCCTCAGGGATGTGTAGAAGAAGGTGAGTCTATACGTCAGGCAGCGATTCGTGAAGTGAAAGAAGAAACAGGGATTGATATTGAATTGATTGATTTTTGTGGTACCTATCAGAATATAACACGAGGCGTATGTAATCATATTTTCACCGGCAAACCGATTGGCGGTGAACTTACGACAAGTACAGAGAGTGACGAAGTTGGCTATTTTTCACTAGAAGAAGCAGATCAGTTAATTACCTGGGGGAATTTCAAAGAAAGAGTTCATCTTGCATTAGATAAAGAGAAGCACCCTTTTCTTATTGAGTTTACAGAATAA
- the cysK gene encoding cysteine synthase A, which translates to MAKIAKNLTDLIGNTPLLELVNFSSNHHLETNLIAKLEYFNPAGSVKDRIGLAMIQDAEEKGVINKDTVIIEPTSGNTGVGLAFAAAALGYKLMITLPESFSMERRKLLSALGAELVLTPAQEGMAGAIKKAEEIAGTIPNSYIPQQFQNPANPEIHRQTTAEEIWRDTDGEVDIFISGVGTGGTISGVGEILKQRNPSVTIIAVEPFDSPVLSGGNKGLHKIQGIGAGFVPGNFHRSVVDEIIQVKNEDAYETTRQLARSEGLLIGISSGAATFAALQVANRPENKGKKIVVLLPDTGERYLSVPGLFAEV; encoded by the coding sequence GTGGCAAAAATAGCAAAGAATCTTACTGATTTAATTGGTAACACACCGTTATTAGAACTTGTTAATTTTTCTTCGAATCATCATCTAGAGACGAATCTTATTGCTAAATTAGAATACTTTAACCCTGCGGGCAGTGTAAAAGACCGGATTGGACTTGCAATGATTCAAGATGCGGAAGAGAAGGGCGTTATTAACAAAGACACAGTCATTATAGAACCGACCAGCGGAAATACAGGAGTAGGGCTTGCTTTTGCGGCTGCAGCGTTAGGATATAAGTTAATGATTACGCTTCCCGAAAGTTTCAGTATGGAACGCCGAAAATTATTATCTGCTTTGGGTGCCGAATTAGTTCTCACTCCTGCTCAAGAAGGGATGGCTGGAGCTATCAAAAAGGCTGAAGAAATTGCCGGTACGATTCCTAATTCCTATATTCCGCAGCAATTTCAGAATCCTGCTAACCCTGAGATCCACAGGCAGACAACAGCAGAAGAAATATGGAGAGATACGGACGGGGAAGTGGATATTTTTATTAGTGGGGTAGGAACAGGCGGAACCATCTCAGGCGTAGGTGAAATTCTCAAGCAGAGAAATCCATCGGTTACAATTATTGCGGTTGAACCATTCGATTCACCGGTTCTTTCCGGCGGAAATAAGGGATTACATAAAATTCAAGGGATTGGTGCTGGATTTGTACCCGGTAATTTTCATCGTTCAGTCGTAGACGAGATCATTCAAGTGAAAAATGAAGATGCATATGAAACAACACGGCAGTTAGCGAGAAGTGAAGGGTTGCTAATAGGTATTTCATCTGGAGCAGCGACGTTCGCCGCACTACAAGTCGCAAACAGACCAGAAAATAAAGGTAAAAAAATTGTTGTATTACTCCCAGATACCGGAGAGCGTTATCTATCGGTACCCGGTCTATTTGCAGAAGTATAA
- the gdhA gene encoding NADP-specific glutamate dehydrogenase has translation MITKEITDQNMLVATEYVHSVYESVVARNPQEFEFHQAVKEILDSLIPVIAAHPKYRENSLLEQLVEPERVITFKVPWVDDQGKVQVNRGFRVQFNSAIGPYKGGLRFHPSVYAGIVKFLGFEQIFKNALTGLPIGGGKGGSDFDPKGKSDMEVMRFTQSFMTELYKYIGSDADVPAGDIGVGAREIGYMFGQYKRLTSSHESGVLTGKGLQYGGSLARKEATGFGCVYFVDEMLKSKDLSFEGSTVVVSGSGNVSIYAIQKAQELGAKVVACSDSGGYIYDPEGINLETVKYLKEVERLRISEYVKEHPHATYTEGCEGIWSIPCDIALPCATQNEIDEHSAILLVKNGVKAIGEGANMPSTLDAIDIFHEHGVLFGPAKAANAGGVAVSALEMSQNSMRLSWSFEEVDTRLQEIMRNIYSSSVEAAEQYGCSGNLVAGANIAGFLKVADAMLAHGIV, from the coding sequence ATGATAACGAAAGAAATTACAGATCAAAACATGCTTGTTGCTACAGAGTATGTTCATTCCGTTTATGAGTCGGTTGTTGCAAGAAATCCACAGGAGTTTGAATTCCACCAAGCGGTAAAAGAAATCCTCGATTCTCTTATTCCCGTTATCGCTGCTCATCCGAAGTACCGGGAAAACAGCTTGCTTGAACAGCTGGTTGAACCTGAACGTGTTATTACTTTCAAAGTACCTTGGGTTGACGATCAAGGTAAGGTACAAGTAAACCGCGGATTCCGTGTTCAGTTTAACAGTGCGATTGGTCCGTATAAAGGTGGACTGCGCTTCCATCCTTCCGTGTATGCAGGGATTGTGAAGTTCTTAGGCTTCGAACAAATCTTTAAAAATGCATTGACGGGTCTGCCGATCGGCGGCGGTAAAGGCGGTTCTGATTTTGATCCAAAAGGAAAATCGGATATGGAAGTTATGCGCTTTACACAAAGCTTTATGACTGAACTATATAAGTACATTGGTTCAGATGCGGACGTTCCAGCAGGGGACATCGGTGTAGGCGCAAGAGAAATTGGTTATATGTTTGGACAATACAAACGACTTACAAGCAGTCATGAATCCGGTGTCTTGACGGGTAAAGGACTACAGTATGGCGGCAGTCTTGCACGGAAGGAAGCAACTGGATTTGGATGTGTGTACTTTGTTGACGAGATGTTGAAATCGAAAGATCTTAGCTTCGAAGGCAGTACGGTTGTTGTCTCCGGTTCCGGAAATGTATCGATCTATGCGATTCAAAAAGCTCAAGAACTGGGTGCGAAGGTAGTGGCTTGCAGTGACTCCGGTGGATATATATATGATCCAGAAGGTATCAATCTTGAGACAGTGAAATATCTAAAAGAAGTAGAACGTCTGCGGATCAGCGAGTATGTAAAAGAGCATCCTCATGCTACTTATACAGAAGGCTGCGAAGGAATCTGGTCTATCCCTTGTGACATTGCACTTCCTTGTGCAACACAAAATGAGATTGATGAACATTCTGCTATTTTGCTGGTTAAAAATGGAGTAAAAGCAATCGGTGAAGGAGCTAACATGCCTTCTACGCTGGATGCGATTGATATTTTCCATGAGCATGGCGTTTTGTTTGGACCGGCAAAAGCTGCTAATGCAGGCGGTGTAGCCGTATCAGCACTTGAAATGTCACAGAACAGCATGCGTTTGTCCTGGTCATTTGAAGAAGTGGATACCAGACTGCAAGAGATCATGCGTAACATTTATAGCAGCAGCGTTGAAGCAGCTGAACAATACGGTTGTTCAGGTAACCTGGTTGCTGGGGCAAACATTGCAGGTTTCCTTAAAGTAGCAGATGCAATGCTCGCTCACGGAATTGTCTAA
- a CDS encoding NUDIX hydrolase, producing MEEVKWLTWAKQIQAISQNGLAYGKDIYDIERYEQLRSLSVEILNTYTKVDSNQITDLFASETGYATPKVDVRGVIFQDNKILLVKEKADGAWALPGGWADIGLSPREIVVKEVKEESGFDVVPRRLLAVLDKNKHHHAPSPYHVYKIFICCDIIGGSAMEGMETSEVNFFDRSNLPQLSEERNTYGQVQLMFEKGLQANSEVIFD from the coding sequence ATGGAAGAGGTAAAATGGCTTACATGGGCAAAACAGATCCAGGCAATCAGTCAGAATGGTCTCGCGTATGGTAAAGATATTTATGATATTGAGAGATACGAGCAGCTGAGAAGCTTAAGCGTTGAAATATTAAATACATATACGAAAGTCGATTCAAATCAGATTACCGATTTGTTCGCAAGTGAGACCGGGTATGCCACTCCAAAGGTGGATGTCAGGGGTGTTATTTTCCAGGACAATAAAATACTTCTCGTTAAAGAAAAAGCAGATGGTGCGTGGGCACTTCCTGGGGGATGGGCAGATATCGGGTTATCTCCACGGGAAATTGTAGTGAAAGAAGTAAAAGAAGAATCGGGATTTGATGTCGTACCTCGGCGGTTACTTGCTGTATTGGATAAAAATAAGCATCACCATGCCCCTTCTCCTTACCATGTGTACAAAATATTTATATGTTGCGACATCATTGGCGGAAGTGCGATGGAAGGAATGGAAACCAGTGAAGTGAATTTCTTTGATCGGTCTAATCTACCACAGCTCTCAGAGGAGAGAAATACATATGGTCAGGTCCAACTCATGTTTGAAAAAGGTTTACAAGCGAATAGTGAAGTGATATTCGACTGA
- a CDS encoding ROK family protein — MSQNTIGIDLGGTNIKAAIFDEKYKTVVEKNVQTEAIHGPAHVLNRIKETIIEMLKISNLSQSDIKCMGMGIPGLLNPDEGLSIFSPNFPGWENIHVVNEMERYFGIPTFIDNDVRVNLYGEWRFGSGIGFDNVVLITLGTGLGSGIISGGNVLYGKTSSAGEIGHMNMYRQGRPCKCGSSGCLGRYVSAVGMVNTFIERLNDGHQSIIQEWIQEDQSQITAKMISDAYDLGDRTAMDVMQETGRILGFGLSNVINLYNPEVIIVGGGMSAAGDRLLNVVRETTAKHALKLSNEACKIQEAQLGGKAGMIGAAVYANERITKKLSNRIEIET, encoded by the coding sequence ATGAGTCAGAATACGATCGGAATCGATCTTGGTGGTACGAACATCAAGGCAGCTATTTTTGATGAAAAATATAAAACGGTAGTTGAAAAAAACGTTCAAACGGAAGCAATTCATGGCCCTGCACATGTACTAAATCGAATCAAAGAAACCATCATTGAAATGTTGAAAATCTCTAATTTATCGCAATCTGACATAAAGTGTATGGGAATGGGCATCCCCGGTCTCTTGAATCCGGATGAAGGACTCTCGATCTTCTCCCCTAATTTTCCTGGCTGGGAGAACATCCATGTTGTAAATGAGATGGAGCGTTATTTTGGCATTCCCACTTTTATCGACAATGATGTTCGTGTAAATCTTTATGGTGAGTGGCGATTTGGATCAGGTATTGGATTCGATAATGTTGTGTTAATTACCTTAGGAACCGGATTGGGGTCAGGAATCATCAGTGGGGGCAATGTGTTGTATGGAAAGACCTCAAGTGCTGGGGAAATAGGCCACATGAATATGTACAGACAAGGTCGCCCTTGCAAGTGTGGCAGTTCTGGGTGCCTCGGAAGATATGTTTCGGCTGTAGGCATGGTGAATACATTCATTGAACGGCTGAATGATGGCCATCAAAGTATTATTCAAGAATGGATTCAAGAAGATCAAAGCCAAATTACGGCTAAAATGATTTCTGATGCGTATGATTTGGGAGATAGAACAGCAATGGATGTGATGCAAGAGACGGGGAGAATCTTAGGATTCGGCCTCTCTAACGTCATTAATTTATACAATCCTGAAGTGATTATTGTCGGCGGGGGCATGTCTGCTGCTGGAGATCGATTGCTGAATGTTGTTCGGGAGACAACTGCTAAGCATGCATTAAAGCTATCCAACGAAGCATGTAAGATTCAGGAAGCTCAGTTGGGCGGAAAAGCAGGCATGATTGGTGCAGCTGTATACGCAAATGAACGTATTACCAAGAAGCTCTCCAATAGAATTGAAATAGAAACCTGA
- a CDS encoding aminoglycoside adenylyltransferase domain-containing protein: MNRSINLDGIVHLFQEELQDSLTGIYLHGSMAMGCFHPDHSDIDILVVVTSKQSRDTYKRIAAGLIRMEEKLHLTKGIELSVVLKKYTDEFVYPTPFEFHYSLAHQEKYKSDPDYLCGGYEDTDLAAHFVVTYHRGIVLYGEPIKEVFSAIDRSYFIASIQSDVKDAPEGITENPVYFVLNLCRVLFFLKEEIVSSKKEGGEWAAEVVPMKYAAIIHDCLAAYQGKEDTFKQDDQLLLEFASYMLDEIDNVGSVNEWKR, encoded by the coding sequence ATGAATAGATCCATTAATTTAGACGGCATTGTTCATCTTTTTCAGGAAGAATTGCAAGATTCTCTTACTGGCATATACTTGCATGGTTCAATGGCGATGGGATGTTTTCATCCAGATCATAGCGATATAGACATCTTAGTGGTCGTTACGTCGAAACAATCCAGAGATACATATAAGAGAATAGCAGCCGGACTTATTCGGATGGAGGAAAAGCTGCATCTGACAAAAGGCATAGAGTTAAGTGTAGTGCTCAAAAAATATACAGATGAATTCGTATATCCTACTCCGTTTGAATTTCATTATTCTTTAGCACATCAGGAGAAATATAAATCGGACCCCGATTATCTATGTGGTGGTTACGAAGATACGGACTTAGCAGCTCATTTCGTAGTTACCTATCATCGGGGGATTGTACTTTATGGAGAACCCATTAAAGAAGTTTTTTCCGCGATTGATAGATCCTACTTTATCGCATCGATTCAATCTGATGTAAAGGATGCGCCAGAAGGGATTACTGAGAATCCGGTGTACTTTGTATTGAATTTATGCAGAGTATTATTCTTTCTCAAAGAAGAGATTGTGTCTTCCAAAAAAGAGGGCGGAGAATGGGCTGCCGAGGTTGTACCTATGAAATATGCAGCTATCATACATGACTGTCTTGCTGCATATCAAGGTAAAGAGGATACGTTTAAGCAGGATGACCAGCTTTTACTTGAGTTTGCTTCTTATATGTTAGATGAAATCGATAACGTGGGGAGTGTTAACGAATGGAAGAGGTAA
- a CDS encoding NUDIX domain-containing protein has protein sequence MMDQYTHLGVYGILVKDEQILLVQKSRGPHKGKWDLLGGSIEFGEEPLFTLKREFLEETGIEDIEAVIHSAPSYTLIHPFRENQLEEMHHIGIIYSVRIKNENYILKESGDGHDSLGAKWFYKGELMELEVTPFVEGIRRQLL, from the coding sequence ATGATGGATCAATATACCCACCTTGGTGTATATGGCATTCTCGTCAAAGATGAACAGATCTTACTCGTTCAAAAATCGAGAGGGCCGCATAAAGGGAAATGGGATCTCCTTGGTGGATCCATTGAGTTTGGCGAAGAGCCTTTGTTTACGCTGAAGAGAGAGTTTCTAGAAGAGACAGGGATTGAAGATATAGAAGCAGTTATTCATAGTGCTCCCTCCTATACTCTTATTCATCCGTTTAGAGAAAATCAGTTAGAGGAAATGCATCATATCGGGATAATCTACAGCGTTCGTATTAAGAATGAGAATTATATTTTGAAGGAAAGTGGAGATGGTCATGATTCTCTTGGAGCAAAATGGTTTTATAAGGGAGAATTAATGGAACTGGAAGTGACACCGTTTGTAGAAGGAATAAGAAGACAGCTTTTATGA
- a CDS encoding GNAT family N-acetyltransferase, giving the protein MKTSETSNSSIVIRSASLSEAPIILNLWQNSAKWLNSKGIYQWRPEFFNVDQVIEFLTNGSDVYIAELNSEAVGTYIITWSDPYIWGELDNNDSGYIHRFAVNRDYIGKKIGYTLLKTAEQQIKTKGKTFVRLDCMAANNKLNAYYQDYGFNYIRTINGEGWSANLYEKQ; this is encoded by the coding sequence GTGAAAACGTCAGAAACATCTAATTCATCCATTGTTATTAGATCCGCTTCATTATCAGAAGCACCCATCATTCTAAACCTGTGGCAAAATTCAGCTAAGTGGCTTAATTCGAAAGGAATATACCAGTGGCGCCCGGAGTTTTTTAATGTCGATCAAGTTATAGAATTTCTAACCAATGGTTCTGACGTTTATATTGCTGAGCTAAATTCGGAAGCAGTGGGAACTTATATTATTACATGGTCAGACCCGTATATCTGGGGGGAACTGGATAATAATGATTCAGGATATATTCACCGATTTGCAGTAAATAGAGATTACATAGGAAAGAAAATTGGATATACCCTCCTAAAAACCGCGGAACAGCAGATTAAAACCAAAGGGAAAACTTTTGTAAGACTGGACTGCATGGCCGCTAACAACAAGCTAAATGCATACTATCAAGATTATGGCTTTAATTATATAAGAACGATAAATGGAGAAGGATGGAGCGCTAATCTGTATGAAAAGCAGTAA
- a CDS encoding YsnF/AvaK domain-containing protein, producing MLNKNTNHLEDVKKTDKVHANERIVGSFRTEEEASRAIEQLKAKGYSVDDISVIAKDKKDMKAISDETGTKAPEGVATGATAGGLVGGIAGLLAGLGLMAIPVFGPIMVAGPIAVTLTGTAVGAGAGGLVGGLIGLGIPEDEAKEYESNVKEGQILVLVEDKADTRNSVHDIFRNNNATNAHLFNRNQQGVRNSSVTSTPDTAAANADRRTATDLDRKVTPENVGNGRFDSGEDEKTMRLREEQLDVSKNKAKVGEVEVHKEVVEEQKTIDVPVSHEEVVIERKAVHDNATNEPIGKDESIRIPVSEEQVEVNKRNVVTGEVEVHKETVQNTEQVQDTVKREEARISREGEPAVNADVDATTARDGLNRGTVNDTAVNRPRR from the coding sequence ATGTTAAACAAAAACACAAACCATTTGGAAGATGTAAAGAAAACAGACAAGGTACATGCAAATGAAAGAATCGTAGGTTCATTCAGAACTGAAGAAGAAGCTAGCCGAGCTATTGAGCAGCTGAAAGCGAAAGGTTATAGCGTTGATGACATTTCAGTAATTGCGAAAGATAAAAAAGATATGAAAGCAATTAGTGACGAGACAGGAACAAAAGCACCTGAGGGTGTAGCAACTGGTGCAACAGCAGGTGGACTGGTTGGCGGTATCGCTGGTCTATTAGCTGGATTAGGACTTATGGCTATTCCCGTATTCGGTCCGATCATGGTAGCTGGTCCAATTGCAGTTACACTTACAGGAACTGCAGTTGGAGCAGGTGCCGGCGGACTGGTTGGAGGCTTGATTGGTCTGGGTATTCCAGAAGACGAAGCGAAAGAATATGAGTCTAACGTAAAAGAAGGACAAATCTTGGTACTCGTAGAAGACAAAGCAGACACTAGAAATAGTGTACACGATATCTTCCGTAATAATAATGCGACAAATGCACACCTTTTTAATAGAAATCAACAAGGAGTTCGTAATTCTTCCGTAACGTCTACTCCTGATACAGCAGCTGCAAATGCGGACCGTAGAACAGCAACGGATTTAGATCGTAAAGTAACTCCTGAGAATGTTGGCAATGGCCGTTTTGATTCCGGTGAAGATGAAAAGACAATGCGTCTGCGTGAAGAACAACTGGATGTATCTAAAAATAAGGCTAAAGTTGGCGAAGTAGAAGTTCACAAAGAAGTAGTTGAAGAACAAAAAACGATTGATGTTCCTGTAAGTCATGAAGAAGTTGTAATTGAACGCAAAGCCGTTCATGATAATGCAACAAACGAACCAATCGGTAAAGATGAAAGCATTCGTATTCCTGTAAGTGAAGAGCAAGTAGAAGTTAATAAACGTAATGTAGTAACAGGCGAAGTGGAAGTTCACAAAGAAACGGTTCAAAATACGGAACAAGTTCAAGATACAGTAAAACGTGAAGAAGCTCGCATTTCCCGTGAAGGTGAACCCGCTGTGAATGCAGATGTGGATGCTACGACTGCACGTGATGGACTTAACCGTGGTACTGTAAATGATACTGCAGTTAACCGTCCAAGACGCTAA
- a CDS encoding zinc dependent phospholipase C family protein: protein MATWVTHFRIAERLIDLGLPVSKEEFLVGNIGPDCGIYREGAGFIPPKEATHFQIDRKIDADLFYNQYLLHHEKDIHTKKQSFYLGYYLHLVTDQEWSKSYQAKKKEPLYQEILGTPEYWSLVKGDWYGIDFQYLNNNKDQLFWTTFQNITDFPDYLDIFPKGQVAEQIRRITSFYLENTVPIDHQFIYLTESEVDQFVEHTVSRIMEILDARIGTNRRRDEYDTIH, encoded by the coding sequence ATGGCGACTTGGGTTACTCATTTTAGAATTGCTGAGAGATTAATAGACTTGGGGTTACCTGTGAGTAAAGAAGAATTTTTAGTAGGGAATATTGGTCCGGATTGTGGGATTTACCGTGAGGGAGCAGGATTCATTCCACCAAAAGAAGCAACTCATTTTCAAATCGATAGAAAAATAGACGCAGACTTATTTTATAATCAGTACCTTCTTCATCATGAGAAAGATATTCATACGAAAAAGCAATCTTTTTATCTGGGCTATTATCTTCATCTCGTGACCGATCAGGAGTGGAGCAAAAGTTACCAAGCTAAAAAGAAAGAACCATTATATCAAGAGATACTAGGTACACCTGAATATTGGAGTTTAGTTAAAGGGGATTGGTATGGCATTGACTTTCAGTATTTAAATAACAACAAAGATCAACTCTTCTGGACTACATTTCAAAATATTACCGACTTTCCGGATTATTTAGATATTTTCCCGAAAGGACAAGTGGCTGAGCAGATTAGACGGATCACATCGTTTTATCTGGAAAATACAGTTCCGATTGATCATCAATTTATTTATCTCACAGAAAGTGAAGTTGATCAATTTGTAGAACATACCGTGTCTAGGATCATGGAGATACTAGATGCCCGTATAGGCACAAATAGGAGGAGAGATGAATATGATACAATCCATTGA
- a CDS encoding RidA family protein, whose protein sequence is MIQSIDTKLKEMNITLPASSHPAAQYTNYVIVNGIMFVSGKGPSGQPKGKLGSTYTTEEGYEFARTTGIEILAVLKEALGSLDKVKRVVKIQGFVNAEPGFEEHHKVLNGTSDLMYEVFGEKGVHARSVLGAVSVRDNLPIIVDSIFEVEE, encoded by the coding sequence ATGATACAATCCATTGATACGAAGCTAAAAGAAATGAATATAACTTTGCCAGCTTCAAGTCATCCTGCTGCTCAGTATACAAATTATGTTATTGTTAATGGAATCATGTTTGTTTCTGGTAAAGGACCCTCTGGTCAGCCGAAAGGTAAACTTGGCTCTACATACACAACGGAAGAAGGATATGAGTTCGCTAGAACCACAGGAATTGAGATTTTAGCTGTACTAAAAGAGGCACTAGGCAGTTTAGACAAAGTGAAACGTGTTGTGAAGATTCAAGGTTTTGTGAACGCAGAACCTGGCTTTGAAGAGCACCATAAAGTGTTAAATGGGACATCTGATCTCATGTATGAGGTCTTTGGAGAAAAAGGAGTTCACGCAAGGTCTGTATTAGGGGCTGTATCGGTAAGAGATAATCTTCCCATCATAGTAGATTCTATATTTGAAGTGGAAGAATAG
- a CDS encoding DUF2798 domain-containing protein translates to MPSNKKEGIIFGLMMCFGMVCVMFFYNMYLNGLLTTLPISGILSQFALTFVIAFLVESFIVGPSARKAAFSLPFDKSKSLYVILATSTCMVIGMVLCMSVYGLITSMIMNGIEGSILANYGRTVLKNVIVAYPAQLLLIGPLVRFLFVKFVKEEPVVNLSTSNSSL, encoded by the coding sequence TTGCCTAGTAACAAAAAAGAAGGAATTATTTTTGGATTAATGATGTGTTTTGGAATGGTATGTGTCATGTTCTTTTACAATATGTATTTGAATGGACTGTTAACCACACTACCTATTTCTGGTATTTTATCACAGTTTGCCTTAACATTTGTAATTGCTTTTTTAGTAGAATCGTTTATTGTTGGACCTAGTGCTCGAAAAGCCGCGTTTTCCTTGCCATTTGATAAATCCAAGTCGCTATATGTCATTCTTGCTACATCTACTTGTATGGTTATAGGTATGGTCCTCTGCATGTCAGTATACGGTCTTATTACATCCATGATCATGAATGGTATCGAAGGTTCGATCCTTGCAAACTATGGACGGACGGTTCTCAAAAATGTTATTGTTGCCTATCCTGCTCAATTACTATTGATAGGTCCTTTGGTAAGGTTCCTATTCGTGAAATTCGTTAAAGAAGAACCCGTAGTCAACTTAAGTACATCGAACAGCTCCTTGTGA
- a CDS encoding DinB family protein: MNQIFLITDIPGFTPQVSRLLSMMNYARFTTLEEVKDLTVQELDFLMDSNSNSIGALLMHFAAVEYAYQVGTFEKRELNEEEIAIWGVALSLGEEGREKIKGNELSYYTEQLEAVRHRTYELFRTVNDEWLYTEEEFWAQQQANYYFMWFHVFEDEINHRGQIRMIRKRMDK, translated from the coding sequence ATGAATCAGATTTTTCTTATTACTGATATTCCGGGGTTTACCCCTCAGGTCAGCCGTCTACTTTCGATGATGAACTATGCGAGATTTACCACTTTAGAAGAGGTGAAGGATTTAACTGTACAAGAGTTAGATTTTTTAATGGACTCTAACAGTAATTCAATAGGTGCGCTGTTGATGCATTTTGCAGCAGTGGAATATGCTTACCAGGTGGGAACGTTTGAGAAACGGGAATTGAATGAGGAAGAAATAGCGATCTGGGGTGTTGCCTTAAGCCTTGGGGAAGAAGGGCGAGAAAAGATTAAAGGAAATGAACTAAGCTATTATACCGAGCAATTAGAAGCAGTGAGACATCGAACTTATGAATTATTTAGAACGGTAAATGATGAATGGCTCTACACAGAAGAAGAGTTTTGGGCTCAGCAGCAAGCCAATTATTATTTTATGTGGTTTCATGTGTTTGAAGATGAGATCAATCACCGAGGGCAGATTCGAATGATACGAAAGAGAATGGATAAGTAA